The Fibrobacter succinogenes genome has a window encoding:
- a CDS encoding FKBP-type peptidyl-prolyl cis-trans isomerase — MLKLKFFLVLLACSVACAVPFKVETVKEGSGEPIRAGQLIKVHYKGYLAVDSAIVNKAATDSTVEAPFFANSYYSEKPLEFTVGVGQVIEGWDKGLVGMKIGEVRKLSVPSVMAYGSNSLEGIPPNSDLMFVVELVHAEKPIEADKFPADVEKLKWRDLGRGLKVFDEKVGNGKANVSGNVIKVHYTGWLLSGRKFGSSKDLGKPLEAVMGAGKMIKGWETGLDGMREGGVRWLRVSPAMGYGAMAFSMIPPNSTLVFRVEMVSSDVDPELAKHMDFFPDTTLLKYENGPEGLRYAIVKQGEGEPARSGHRAIVHYTGWMVNGYKFDSSRDRGQPFAFELGAGNVIRGWELGVQGMLPGEKRILVVPPGLGYGSRGAGPIPGGATLIFAVEYLGEE; from the coding sequence ATGCTAAAATTAAAGTTTTTTCTTGTGTTACTTGCTTGTAGTGTCGCTTGTGCTGTCCCGTTCAAGGTTGAAACGGTCAAAGAAGGCAGTGGAGAGCCCATCCGTGCAGGTCAATTGATTAAGGTTCATTATAAAGGATACTTGGCGGTAGACAGTGCCATTGTGAACAAAGCGGCTACCGATTCGACTGTTGAAGCCCCGTTTTTTGCAAATTCCTATTACAGCGAAAAACCGCTTGAATTCACTGTGGGTGTGGGCCAGGTAATCGAAGGCTGGGACAAGGGCCTTGTGGGCATGAAGATTGGCGAAGTCCGCAAGCTTTCGGTGCCCTCGGTGATGGCCTATGGCAGCAATTCCCTCGAAGGTATTCCGCCTAACAGCGATTTGATGTTCGTTGTTGAACTTGTTCATGCTGAAAAGCCAATTGAAGCAGACAAATTCCCTGCCGATGTCGAAAAGCTCAAGTGGCGCGACTTGGGCCGCGGTCTTAAGGTCTTTGATGAAAAGGTCGGTAACGGCAAGGCTAACGTTTCGGGTAACGTAATTAAGGTTCACTATACGGGTTGGCTCTTGTCGGGTCGCAAGTTCGGTAGCTCCAAGGATTTGGGTAAGCCGCTCGAAGCCGTGATGGGTGCCGGCAAGATGATCAAGGGCTGGGAAACAGGCCTTGACGGCATGCGCGAAGGCGGTGTGCGCTGGTTGCGCGTTTCTCCGGCGATGGGCTATGGCGCAATGGCGTTCTCGATGATTCCGCCGAACTCCACGCTCGTGTTCCGCGTCGAAATGGTCTCTTCTGATGTTGATCCGGAACTTGCAAAGCACATGGACTTTTTCCCGGATACGACGCTCCTCAAGTACGAGAATGGTCCTGAAGGCTTGCGTTATGCTATCGTGAAGCAGGGCGAAGGTGAACCGGCTCGTTCTGGCCATCGCGCTATTGTGCATTACACTGGTTGGATGGTGAACGGTTACAAGTTCGACAGTTCCCGCGATCGCGGTCAGCCGTTTGCATTTGAACTCGGTGCGGGTAACGTCATCCGCGGCTGGGAACTCGGCGTGCAGGGCATGCTCCCCGGCGAAAAGAGAATCCTCGTGGTGCCGCCTGGCCTTGGCTACGGTAGCCGCGGCGCAGGTCCGATTCCTGGTGGTGCAACGCTCATCTTCGCTGTAGAATACCTCGGCGAAGAATAG